The Ziziphus jujuba cultivar Dongzao chromosome 1, ASM3175591v1 genome segment TACTTCCCTATTACCAGTGCAAATGCATAACCAAATTTTGTCACCTTATAAGACTACTAGAATAGCACCATTATCAGCCACATATAGTTGGAATACACACAAGTAAACTATGAAATGCCTTAATCTCATACCTTGCTTGTAATGCCAGTAGCCCATTTCACCTCCACAGCACCATCTCTGAAGCCTGTAACATTACCAATGCTGGAAAGGAAACACTTATCAGGACACTCATTCGTATCACTCCCACAGTTTTTTCCCTCAAAAGTGTCTACCTGACCCACAACAATCTCTGTGTTTAGACAGTCTTTAACAACATGACCATCAACCTTGTCTGGCACCAACCTAAACACTAAATCCCCAAAACAGAAGGAAAAGTCTGGGTGCTCAACCAGTTCATAAGCACTTACAGTCTCCACCATCAGCTCTTCATCTTCAGGAGTAGTGACAGTTTTCCACTGCACCTTTACTGTTCGTTCCTTTGCATCTACACACTGAACAACACCCCATCTTTCCTTACTTGAAACATGTGGATCGTCACAAGGGGCCTTTTCCATTACAAACTGTTCAGGCCAAAAGTCATGAGCGTTTGCTACATTTACGGGGAGTAATGTCTTCGAATCTAATCCCAAAGTGATGCTACCATCTTGCCATATTACATCAACTTTGGTTTTTGTCTTCACAATAACAAAGATTTCCTCAACATTTGAACTAAGATTTCTTCTCCTAAATTCGCTTTCTAATTTCTTATGCTTTTTAATGATGAGCTCATGAGTAGAGGCACTCCGAAAACCCTTCTCCTCGACAGCCTTACGATCAGAAATTGAAAGAAGACACCAATCACCAAGCTGCCAAGTTGCATGCAAAAAGCATGACAATGAAGTTAACTTTTTGGAATCAAGCACACGTGGCGGAGCAGGCAGATCCGACTCATATCCCGTAAGAACTGATGCAAGCCAATCAACATATACTAAACCTACTTCCACAGCACAAACAGTTCCCTCATCTTGATTTTCTTTCCACGTACCACATAACCATCCAGCTGAGTTTGAAACCGTAGACAGCTTAATCTGCAACCTCTGTCCTGGATAATATGGGTACTGTGGATCTTCAAGGATGTTTGGAGATATAGGTAAGATCTTGTCTCGATCCATGGCAGTGACCTCACACTTTGTCCCATCATCAAAAACAACAGTTAAACGATCAACTACTTTATCCACCCTACCAAGCCATGGCCCACAAACAACATAATCTCCCATTGAAATGGATCGAATCTTTGATAGCTTCTTGGAATTTACATCTCTTAGTACCTCTCCTTGAACATTTTCCAAATCCACGAGCATATCAATGCTAATTACTCTCCCCATCTGTCCTGATGGGTCTGTTCCAGAGCATACCATGTCCCCATGCATAAATCCCCTCTCAAACGAGAGAAAATCATCAATTTTTCCAATACTTTCCTCTAGGCTTGACAAAATGCTAAGAGCCTGCCCACTGTATAAATGCTCAATTTCTTCTTGATCCCCCACACTACCAAGCTCACTAGAACTTTCCCAATCAGAATCACTAAGGAGCATATCCATCATTCAGAGCCCTAGAGGAACATACAAGGTTTAAAATCAATAGCATGATTACAagtatgtgtatgtgtatgaGTATACATATGAAGAActattgaaacaaaataaaactaaacaaataaagaaagaaaataatttgtctATGTTGCAGAAACGAATACCTCAATAAAATTAGAATTGTGTTCTACGTTGCAAAAGTCAGCTAAAATGATCCCCCACGTCTTCAGcgaattacaaagaaaatatcTTTTTGAGAATGAAATCTGTTAAATCTGGACTCCAAAGCAAAGATAACATTTCATGAGTGGCCCTTGAAATTCTAGTTTGAATAATATATGGCTTTATAAATAGCCTTTTAAATTGTTAGCATGCAAGAGATACAACATTCTTAGAAATCAATCATTAGAAAGAGAAATTCATAGCAACAGAGGATTTATTTTGTAGCACTTACATTAAGCAAACATATTATGAAGGAATGACAGTATTAAACAGGGAAAACAGGAGGTACCATGATACCTTGTTTAACAATAGGCAGCATCGAACACCTGTTTTGAACGTAGAAGTCTTTGACTCGTACTGCTACTAAGATCGGAAGTTTGCACTTCACAGATGACCAAACGATCCTGAACTCAACTTAATTTATTGGGACAGAGTTGATTATCCAAGTGACTTTTGATACAGACAATTTTCCAGGATCTCCAACAGGATACCCACCAGTAAAACGGAGATCTGATGCCAAAGGAGATTTGCCCCACACGGATAATAAGAGTCAACTAAAGGTCCCAAATGCCAAAGGAGATTTGCCCAATGAACGGGACTGAATCTGATAGAAAGAATTTCCCCTAAAAGAAATTTCGGATTGTGACTTCCCCAACTGCAGAGTATCAACTAACTTCAACCAGCAGATGGGATATTTCCCAAAGGTAGAGGTAAAACATCCCAGAGAAAGAACTAAGTGCCAAAGAAGATCTATGCTACAGCAAGGATGGAGACTAGATCAACTACAACTGATAGGTTTTTCCAAGAAAAGTACAACTCTTCTTAACCGCTGCCAAGGAATGTTACCCAACCAAAGGGAAATTCTGTAACTTTTGCCAAAGGAGATTTGCCCAGTAGAGCTGAATCACGTGCTGATATGTTTATCAAACATAAGAAAACTACCAAAAACTCTGCTGTTTCTGTTAGATCTGAAAATTTATTGCCAAAGGAGATTTGCCCCAAAATGAAGCCAAAGTTTCTGTCAATTATCCAGTGCCAAACAAGATTTTCCTTGTTAAATAACCAACAGAGTTAGGATCAAGATCAACTACATAAAAGCCACTAACAAACAGAAACAAACGGTACACTTGTATGTCTAATGACTTCATTCTTGTCCATAGAGTAGGCCATGCCTTTTAGATAGATGTCTCAATAACCAATCATCGTAGCCAAATGTCAAGACAGCTTCAGTAACTGGTTATTTTTTTTAGGGAACCAGCAACAACACCTCATTTACTGCAGTTAACTTACTTTTTTTTCATGACCACTCCAAGAGAGCAAGATATAATCACAAACCACTTTTCAAGTCAAACATCAAGTGAGCTTCTCTAACCTGTTAATATTCCAAAGAACCTGTAATACACCACCcgttaatatttataattttcagcATGAAAAGAATTAGAAACAGCAACTGCAGTTTTATTTTACAATTGTCACCGCCTCATAAAAACTATATCACATTTAAGAAtgaatttggccaaaaaaaataaaaataaaaatataataaaagtgAGGTTTAGAAATAGGGCTACACAAATGCAAGAGGATGAagagaagaaggttatgtataCCTAAAACCTATAGCTGAACAATTCAGGGTAAAGAATAGATCATAGCAATTTTCAACCTACGTATAGATGTGGCAATAAAATGAGATATTGAAGAATTTCAAATGTGTAAAGTGATCTTTGTTTAAATATGGATTTTCACCGCAGAGTTACTTTCAAGAACAACAGAAAAGAAAGCTTGTTAACTTGATTTTCATACATGAAACttctagaaaaacaaaaaaatttatgatgctTCATTCTTCAAATTTGGCACTTTAGATTTCCTCAAGACATTAGATATGAGGGCTTGGCGCAGAAAGATTTGAATTTTAGTCATTAACATGAAGGTCTGGTCTTGTAAGGAGAAGAATAGCATGAATTGCAAAAGGAAAGAAGCTTCAACGCCaacataataattttaaattcaaagatTAATAAGCTCCAacttattttgtaatttcactAACATAGTCTCTAAAGTTTTTACAACTTAGattgaaattcaaatttcttTCTCCGAATTTTCTATCCAAATTCAATTTAAGAAAGATTCAAATTCCACAATCCAGTCATTTCAACATAAATCAATCTACATAAAAACGTTATTCGAAAAATCATTTCTTGCAGCAATTTCAAACGAGAAACCATGTTGAGTTCAACCTGATGACAGAGTTTTCTTCTCCAACTATTATATAGCAGATATCTAAGTTTTTTCCATTCAGTcccaataaaattttagaaaaatatatcaaaggATTACTATATTGActctaaagaataaaaattttatatagagcTGTGAGGAAACTCATGTTTCAATCAAAGAcaataaaacacaaaaagtaACGATTCATATGAaccaaaaaagtagaaaaatcatatagaatagaattgaaaaaaacaaaaacaaaaaacaaaaaaacaaaaataaaacctgTACCATTTGCTGTCTCTGGAAGCACTGAAACCAATCCCCAGAAAGCAGCATTGAATCTCTTAAGCTGATGAAAGAAGCTCGACCCAGAACACAACTCGTTGAAACAAGTTGGTTATTGAAATTTCCCGACAGTTCCTTAGACTTTCTtgcaatatttattattttcctcCAAGCCAAGAAAAAGATGCCaaacagcttaaaaaaaaaaggaaaagctaGGAAGTCAGAGAGGCAGAGCTCCTCCCTGAATCCTGGCAGTCACGCCATTAACGAACCTGGAAACCATTTGAAAGAGAcacagtctctctctctctctctctctcttgtgtAGGggatggagattttttttttcttttttttttttttcttttttgttgggtTTTGAGGCTGGGTCTCAGTTCGTGTCTAGGACTAAGACGCTGGAGGGTGATTTGAGTAGGGGTGGGTTCAGGGTTGGGATTTTCACAGCCAATTAGATATAGGGACTGTTGAATGGATACTACAGAGAATATACCAACTGCATCACTATCAGACACAAGTACTGTTGTACACCTCCAAAAAACAGTTAATACACCTTCAAATTACCATGCTGCCCCCTTACATTTGATCTCTTTTATTTTCCGGGCACATTTCATCTAAAACCCTTAAAATTTTGCACCAATACCGACTTGCACATTTAGAATTACAACTAGCAAATTTAATAACACCGAAATTGTAAGTGGTAACGGCCTTTCAggggaaaatttaaaatttagccaccttttgaaaaattaataattttaacaacTTTTCACAATTTCTTTCATGTAAACCTACGgctgtaaaaataaataataataataataaaaactatggGTATTGTTTgactataaaaaattttgggAATATTTCACTCAcactttttgaaaataaatataaatattttttagatttttaataaacCATCTATATCTATGGTGGCAAactatgatatttttatatttttagtaaaattaaattattgtcaaatgtattttttcttttttgcaaaaattaatttgaagaactgaaaattttattattttatatttttaattaatttaatttaaactatgtgatagctttttactttaaaaaaaaaaacatgtgatttctcaaatatatttaactaaagtATTTGTCAAATACTATATATAACTTGCTTAGAAACacttatttaattaaacttatcatatatatatatatatatatatataattcagttagtttaaataaaatttaatcaaaaataaataaaaactttaaattcttcaaattaattattggaaaaaataatttaaaaatattgtaacTTCATAAGGGTATAAGATAAATTTAGCCTATTCCAGGAAGTCTCaatgattttttcaaaacttgaaGAATACTTTTTGTATTTAACACAAATATTCTAAGGTGCAAATGAAAAATATTcccaaaaatttatataatattaccaTTGAAAACTTGCAAATATTTCTTAGTAGGGGTGCGAAATATTTTAGGCCCCTTTCagaaaacaaaatggaaaaattgcaAATGTTTTTAGAATTGGTGCTAAAGTTTTCCAACCCttttaaaaacacaaaattgCAAACCTGTAAATGATTCTAAAAGGGGTGCGAAAATTTTCAAACCACTTCTAAAGACAAAATTGTaaatttgcaaatttatttagaagagatgccaatttttttgtaaatttgtttaGGAGTGCGAAAAGGTTTTTAagcttatttttcttaaaaaactgGTAGCAAATCACATATCCTTTATTCTtgttttagaaattttcataactcttataaaaaataaaaaataaaaatgttaacttgcaaatttttttaCTGCAATTTGTTTAGAAGGGATGCAAAACCTAAAAACTTCATTTTCTTctataaacaaaagaaataactAGGGAACTGTTTAGTAAAAAGGTAGGCAAATTATTAGGGATGGCAATTTACCATGCGGGTTAGGATCCCCACGAGGCCCTGCCCTTAATGAAGTGGGTATGGGGAGTTTTAATCGGGTCTGGGGCAAAAGTGGGGTAGATTTTCTACCTTGGGTCAAGGACAGGAAAGAGGTACTTCCATCCCATACCTGCttgatatcatatatatatatatatatatatatatatatatatatatacatatagggcAATTTTAGAGTGCAGATGGTCCACATATGGATCATATCCAAAACCAAAGTTTTTTTAATGCAAGCATCGGCTTTGATATGTACAGTGTACAGTAAAGCTGACGCTTGTATCCAAAAAACATCGGCTTTGGATGCGTCCATATATGGATGGTCCGTACCGTAgaaaaactctatatatatatatatatatttaattatttatgtaattatatttcaatataattataatattaatatttattaatattgaagttaaatatttatctttttcttaattttagcCATCCACGATCTCACTTTTTCTGCTTTTGTCCATTCTGGTTTCTCTCAATTTCACTCGATCGCAAATAGTTGCACCACCTTGCCTCT includes the following:
- the LOC107424757 gene encoding probable ubiquitin-conjugating enzyme E2 24, with the translated sequence MMDMLLSDSDWESSSELGSVGDQEEIEHLYSGQALSILSSLEESIGKIDDFLSFERGFMHGDMVCSGTDPSGQMGRVISIDMLVDLENVQGEVLRDVNSKKLSKIRSISMGDYVVCGPWLGRVDKVVDRLTVVFDDGTKCEVTAMDRDKILPISPNILEDPQYPYYPGQRLQIKLSTVSNSAGWLCGTWKENQDEGTVCAVEVGLVYVDWLASVLTGYESDLPAPPRVLDSKKLTSLSCFLHATWQLGDWCLLSISDRKAVEEKGFRSASTHELIIKKHKKLESEFRRRNLSSNVEEIFVIVKTKTKVDVIWQDGSITLGLDSKTLLPVNVANAHDFWPEQFVMEKAPCDDPHVSSKERWGVVQCVDAKERTVKVQWKTVTTPEDEELMVETVSAYELVEHPDFSFCFGDLVFRLVPDKVDGHVVKDCLNTEIVVGQVDTFEGKNCGSDTNECPDKCFLSSIGNVTGFRDGAVEVKWATGITSKVAPYDILRIDKSEGSAAVASEGGVQDLNEEITDDKHFSQKGKGLLNSDAVGEGCNNYPWSSSFFFPQAAIGFFTSIATSLLGSFGSTSLGGTVPYVHVSEVEKESGISNEKQGSETSELCLEPHPISKLEIYDEKRLDEEGNEIQWDKDLPHTTADKNPNKFRQFDMVPDCLDHHFLEASKGPALSQVRRSWLKKVQDEWNILQKNLPETIYVRAFEERMDLIRAAIVGSPGTPYHDGLFFFDIYLPSEYPHEPPMVHYISGGLRVNPNLYESGKVCLSLLNTWTGRGTEVWNPGSSTILQVLLSLQALVLNEKPYFNEAGYDQQIGRTEGEKNSVSYNENAYLVTCKSMIYLLRKPPKNFEVLVEEHFSQRSENILMACQAYMEGAPVGCAAGFSKTENEHQTGGSTGFKIMVGKLFVKFLEVFSEKGINCSQFK